A genomic stretch from Erigeron canadensis isolate Cc75 chromosome 9, C_canadensis_v1, whole genome shotgun sequence includes:
- the LOC122581026 gene encoding protein NRT1/ PTR FAMILY 1.2-like codes for MEEHLNHEKPNIDTGLQTKLLDNDNHDHRKGGLRTMPFIIVNEAFERVASFGLRPNMIFYLMEVYHMDAATGTSILSVWAALSDGLTIFGAFVSDSYFGRFWVIVIGSLFTLLGMTFIWLSSMLPQLTPSSCNELGMSCSQPSLTQLAFIFLSLGVLSFGSGCIRPCSIAFGADQLIHHPAYNNQRLIDSYFNWYYACVSSSSIVALTLIVYIQDKYGWQVGFAVPALLMVCSALMFLLGSSLYVKVKVRESPFLRSIQVLVIAFKKRKISLLDDDFYNHSKRVDRVELTNNLRFLNKACVIEDLSLESSSFDPWSISTVENVESLKSLIRIIPMWSTGILIYMTTSQSFPTLQAKTMNRHITSGFEIPAASFSLFMVVVLTIWILFYDRFMVPFVARYTNEPRGLHPKTRMGIGILISIVAMMVSAEVETVRRLVARSVYNPNSTVDMSAMWLVLQYALYGLAEAFNAIGQIEFYYSEIPQSMSSIVMALFILSNAISGLVGSFLINVVDSITSEGGQASWLSSDINEGHLDYYYWLLCFLNLLNFFYYLACCCVHRSSSSSESRVSREPGEVGSDRRR; via the exons ATGGAGGAACACTTGAATCATGAAAAACCGAACATCGATACAGGATTACAAACTAAGTTACTTGATAACGATAATCATGATCATCGTAAGGGTGGTTTGAGAACCATGCCTTTTATCATAG TGAATGAAGCATTTGAAAGAGTGGCTAGTTTTGGATTGAGGCCAAACATGATATTTTACCTCATGGAAGTTTATCATATGGACGCTGCAACCGGAACAAGCATACTTTCGGTCTGGGCTGCACTTTCTGATGGTCTTACGATTTTTGGTGCTTTTGTCTCGGATTCTTACTTTGGTCGGTTTTGGGTCATTGTTATCGGGTCACTCTTCACCCTTCTT GGGATGACTTTCATATGGTTATCTTCCATGCTTCCACAACTAACACCTTCATCTTGCAATGAACTCGGCATGAGTTGCAGCCAACCATCATTAACTCAACTTGCTTTTATATTCTTATCTCTCGGGGTGCTTTCATTTGGATCTGGTTGCATCAGACCGTGTTCGATAGCATTTGGTGCAGACCAACTCATACACCATCCTGCCTACAACAATCAGAGGCTGATTGATAGCTACTTTAACTGGTACTATGCTTGTGTATCAAGTTCGTCGATCGTTGCTTTGACTCTTATTGTCTACATTCAAGACAAATATGGTTGGCAGGTGGGGTTTGCGGTTCCTGCTTTGTTGATGGTCTGTTCCGCTCTTATGTTCTTACTTGGGTCGTCTCTATATGTTAAAGTCAAAGTTAGAGAAAGCCCGTTTCTAAGGTCCATTCAAGTTTTAGTCATTGCTTTTAAGAAGCGTAAGATCAGTCTTTTGGATGATGACTTCTATAATCATAGCAAAAGAGTGGATCGAGTTGAGCTGACCAACAACTTAAG GTTTCTCAACAAAGCGTGTGTTATTGAGGATTTGAGCCTGGAATCTTCAAGCTTTGATCCATGGAGCATCTCTACAGTTGAAAATGTGGAATCACTCAAATCGCTAATTCGGATAATACCTATGTGGTCTACAGGTATTTTAATATACATGACAACTTCACAGAGCTTCCCGACACTCCAAGCGAAGACAATGAATCGTCATATCACCTCAGGGTTCGAGATACCAGCTGCATCATTTAGCTTGTTCATGGTTGTGGTACTTACTATATGGATATTATTTTATGACCGATTCATGGTCCCATTTGTAGCAAGATATACAAACGAGCCACGTGGGCTCCACCCAAAAACCCGAATGGGAATCGGGATACTGATCTCAATTGTGGCCATGATGGTATCCGCAGAAGTAGAAACAGTAAGGCGCCTTGTGGCAAGGTCTGTCTACAACCCAAATTCAACAGTTGACATGTCAGCCATGTGGTTAGTTCTACAATATGCATTATATGGTTTGGCTGAGGCGTTTAATGCAATTGGGCAGATAGAGTTTTATTATTCTGAGATCCCTCAAAGTATGTCGAGTATAGTAATGGCTTTGTTTATTTTGAGCAATGCGATTTCCGGGCTTGTTGGAAGCTTTTTGATAAACGTCGTGGACTCAATTACGAGTGAAGGAGGTCAAGCTAGTTGGTTATCGAGTGATATTAATGAGGGTCACCTTGACTACTACTACTGGTTACTTTGTTTCTTAAATCTTCTCAACTTTTTCTACTACTTAGCATGCTGTTGTGTTCATCGGAGTTCTTCATCGTCCGAAAGCAGGGTGTCCCGTGAGCCTGGAGAAGTAGGATCTGATCGTAGGCGTTGA